A window from Actinomycetospora corticicola encodes these proteins:
- the bluB gene encoding 5,6-dimethylbenzimidazole synthase, with translation MSALGPDDREALYRVLAARRDVRTGFTDEPVDDAALRRVLAAAHTAPSVGFSQPWDFLVLRDAGLRAELADLAAAQRTAFAASLPAARARAFAGLKVEAIREAPLGVVVTCDPTRGGRHVLGRATQPRMAAHSVAGAVQNLWLAARAEGLGVGWVSFFREREMAALLGERVGLPQHLEIVAYLCVGHVTAFADAPELESAGWARRRPLEWAVHEGTWGTHVGGDALDDALAACASLDVAAGEAAARERLTRMTVPPGALGQVAEVGVQLSGLAGDCPPPVPEPAVVAVFAGDHGVHAQGVTPWPQEVTHQMVANFLAGGAAVNAFATQVGAEVVVVDVGVAASLDPAPGLLPRKIRPGTADMTMGPAMTLAEARAAVVAGVEVARDLVAAGNRLLVTGDMGIANTTASAALVSAFTGTSPEVVTGRGTGIDDATLARKAAVIRTALSRHGLLPSPPREGNPDATRALESSPHAAADDPLGALAAVGGLEIAGIAGLLLGGAALRTPVVVDGVVAGAAALVAAALAPNASQAWIAGHRSVEPAHTLALAHLGLEPLLDLGMRVGEGTGALLAAPLVAAAARALAEVATFDSAGVADKNTTPEAGS, from the coding sequence GTGAGCGCTCTGGGACCGGACGACCGGGAGGCGTTGTACCGGGTGCTGGCGGCCCGGCGGGACGTGCGCACCGGCTTCACCGACGAGCCCGTGGACGACGCGGCGCTGCGCCGGGTCCTCGCCGCCGCGCACACCGCGCCGAGCGTCGGGTTCTCCCAGCCCTGGGACTTCCTCGTGCTCCGCGACGCGGGCCTGCGCGCCGAGCTGGCGGACCTCGCCGCGGCGCAGCGGACGGCCTTCGCGGCGTCCCTGCCGGCCGCCAGGGCCCGGGCGTTCGCGGGGCTGAAGGTGGAGGCGATCCGGGAGGCGCCGCTCGGCGTCGTCGTGACCTGCGACCCCACCCGGGGCGGTCGGCACGTCCTGGGGCGCGCGACCCAGCCGCGGATGGCCGCGCACTCGGTGGCCGGCGCGGTGCAGAACCTGTGGCTCGCGGCGCGGGCCGAGGGGCTCGGCGTGGGGTGGGTGTCGTTCTTCCGCGAGCGGGAGATGGCCGCGCTGCTCGGCGAGCGGGTGGGGCTGCCGCAGCACCTCGAGATCGTGGCCTACCTGTGCGTGGGGCACGTGACCGCGTTCGCAGACGCGCCGGAGCTGGAGAGCGCCGGCTGGGCCCGGCGCCGACCCTTGGAGTGGGCCGTGCACGAGGGCACCTGGGGCACGCACGTCGGCGGGGACGCGCTGGACGACGCGCTGGCGGCGTGCGCCTCCCTCGACGTGGCCGCGGGGGAGGCCGCCGCCCGTGAGCGGCTGACCCGCATGACGGTGCCGCCGGGCGCGCTCGGGCAGGTCGCCGAGGTCGGGGTGCAGCTGTCCGGGCTGGCGGGCGACTGTCCGCCGCCGGTGCCCGAGCCCGCCGTCGTCGCGGTGTTCGCCGGCGACCACGGGGTGCACGCGCAGGGCGTGACGCCGTGGCCCCAGGAGGTGACCCACCAGATGGTGGCGAACTTCCTCGCGGGCGGTGCGGCGGTGAACGCGTTCGCGACGCAGGTGGGCGCGGAGGTGGTGGTCGTCGACGTCGGGGTGGCGGCGTCGCTCGACCCGGCGCCCGGGCTGTTGCCCCGCAAGATCCGCCCCGGGACCGCGGACATGACCATGGGGCCCGCCATGACCCTCGCCGAGGCCCGCGCCGCCGTGGTCGCCGGCGTCGAGGTGGCGCGTGACCTCGTGGCCGCGGGGAACCGGCTGCTCGTCACCGGCGACATGGGGATCGCGAACACGACCGCGTCGGCCGCGCTCGTGTCGGCGTTCACCGGCACCTCGCCGGAGGTGGTCACCGGGCGTGGCACCGGGATCGACGACGCGACGCTGGCCCGCAAGGCGGCCGTGATCCGGACGGCGTTGTCCCGGCACGGCCTGCTCCCCTCCCCTCCGCGTGAGGGGAATCCTGATGCCACAAGAGCGCTCGAATCCTCCCCTCACGCGGCGGCGGACGACCCGCTCGGCGCGCTCGCGGCCGTCGGCGGGCTGGAGATCGCCGGGATCGCCGGGCTGCTGCTGGGCGGGGCGGCCCTGCGCACCCCCGTCGTCGTGGACGGTGTCGTGGCGGGGGCGGCGGCCCTGGTCGCGGCCGCCCTGGCCCCGAATGCGTCACAGGCGTGGATCGCGGGGCACCGCTCCGTGGAGCCTGCCCATACCCTGGCGCTGGCCCACCTGGGACTCGAGCCGCTGCTCGACCTCGGGATGCGGGTCGGCGAAGGGACCGGAGCCCTCCTGGCGGCTCCGTTGGTCGCCGCCGCGGCGCGGGCGCTGGCCGAGGTCGCCACCTTCGACAGCGCGGGGGTCGCGGACAAGAACACCACCCCGGAGGCAGGATCGTGA
- the cobA gene encoding uroporphyrinogen-III C-methyltransferase translates to MSAVLYPVGLDLTGRRVVVVGGGSVAQRRVAGLLEVGAEVHVVSPAITTALEALAASSEVVWEQRGYAAGDLDAAWYCVAATDSAEVNAAVAAEAEASRVFCVRADSAEDGTAVTPAVGRYDDVTVGVIGGGDPRRAAGVRDGVVEALRSGTLADRRHRGDRNPGVTLVGGGPGDPGLITVRGRQALAQADVVVTDRLAPQALLDELPPDVTVIDASKLPRGRYMSQDTINAVLVDEALAGNRVVRLKGGDPFVFGRGYEEIQACAAAGVTVDVVPGVTSAISVPAFAGIPVTHRGITHEFVVVSGHLPPGHAQSLVDWAALGRLTGTVVLLMAVENLPHIAEALVDGGRDPETPAIAIQEGGLPGEATVRAPLAKLPSAIVDAGLRPPAVVVIGPVADPSAFPAP, encoded by the coding sequence GTGAGCGCCGTTCTCTACCCGGTCGGTCTCGACCTCACCGGCCGCCGCGTCGTCGTCGTCGGCGGCGGGTCGGTCGCCCAGCGCCGCGTCGCGGGCCTGCTCGAGGTGGGGGCCGAGGTGCACGTCGTGAGCCCCGCCATCACCACGGCGCTAGAGGCCCTCGCGGCGTCCTCCGAGGTCGTCTGGGAGCAGCGCGGGTACGCCGCGGGCGACCTCGACGCCGCCTGGTACTGCGTCGCCGCCACCGATTCCGCCGAGGTCAACGCGGCCGTGGCCGCCGAGGCGGAGGCCTCGCGGGTGTTCTGCGTGCGCGCCGACAGCGCGGAGGACGGGACGGCCGTGACCCCGGCCGTCGGGCGCTACGACGACGTCACCGTCGGCGTGATCGGCGGCGGCGACCCCCGTCGGGCGGCCGGCGTGCGCGACGGCGTCGTCGAGGCCCTGCGCAGCGGCACGCTGGCCGACCGGCGCCACCGCGGCGACCGGAACCCGGGTGTCACCCTCGTCGGGGGCGGACCGGGCGACCCCGGCCTGATCACGGTGCGGGGCCGCCAGGCGCTCGCCCAGGCCGACGTGGTCGTCACCGACCGGCTCGCCCCGCAGGCGCTGCTCGACGAGCTCCCGCCCGACGTCACCGTCATCGACGCGTCCAAGCTCCCGCGCGGGCGGTACATGAGCCAGGACACGATCAACGCGGTGCTGGTGGACGAGGCGCTCGCCGGGAACCGGGTGGTCCGGCTCAAGGGCGGCGACCCGTTCGTGTTCGGCCGCGGCTACGAGGAGATCCAGGCCTGCGCGGCGGCGGGCGTCACCGTCGACGTGGTCCCGGGCGTGACCAGCGCGATCTCCGTGCCCGCCTTCGCCGGCATCCCGGTGACGCACCGCGGGATCACCCACGAGTTCGTCGTCGTCTCCGGGCACCTGCCGCCCGGCCACGCGCAGTCCCTCGTCGACTGGGCCGCGCTCGGGCGCCTCACCGGCACCGTCGTGCTGCTCATGGCGGTGGAGAACCTGCCGCACATCGCGGAGGCGCTCGTCGACGGCGGGCGCGACCCGGAGACCCCGGCGATCGCGATCCAGGAGGGCGGGCTGCCCGGCGAGGCCACGGTGCGCGCCCCGCTGGCGAAGCTGCCGTCGGCCATCGTCGACGCCGGGCTGCGGCCACCCGCCGTCGTGGTGATCGGGCCCGTCGCCGACCCCTCGGCGTTCCCGGCGCCCTAG
- a CDS encoding DUF1707 domain-containing protein encodes MENAPEPRIGDRERREVDERLRRAQDDGMITLAEYDERAQACYAARYRSELAPLTADLPDDGASPASTPTWAAPEPATVVAEPAWQDDTRTPARSGPRHGFRGLVIAAVIGVAAIVAPGVLSANQGAAVFGSKVVQVVPGQNDVKVGVLFGSTKVVVPDGTQATTSGTTIFGSTNCETACAPEPPGAPQVQVSGRGAFGSVQVLTATEYAQDQDRKNRDD; translated from the coding sequence GTGGAGAACGCGCCGGAACCGCGGATCGGGGACCGTGAACGTCGCGAGGTCGACGAACGGCTCCGACGGGCCCAGGACGACGGCATGATCACGCTCGCCGAGTACGACGAGCGCGCCCAGGCCTGCTACGCCGCCCGCTACCGCAGCGAGCTCGCGCCCCTCACCGCGGATCTTCCCGACGACGGGGCGTCCCCGGCCTCGACCCCGACCTGGGCCGCGCCCGAGCCGGCGACCGTCGTCGCCGAACCGGCCTGGCAGGACGACACCCGCACCCCGGCGCGCTCCGGGCCCCGCCACGGGTTCCGCGGGCTCGTCATCGCGGCGGTCATCGGCGTCGCGGCGATCGTCGCGCCGGGCGTGCTGTCGGCGAACCAGGGCGCGGCGGTGTTCGGCAGCAAGGTGGTCCAGGTGGTGCCCGGGCAGAACGACGTGAAGGTCGGGGTGCTGTTCGGCTCGACCAAGGTCGTGGTGCCCGACGGGACGCAGGCCACCACCTCGGGCACCACGATCTTCGGGTCCACGAACTGCGAGACCGCCTGCGCCCCCGAACCGCCCGGTGCCCCGCAGGTGCAGGTCAGCGGGCGCGGGGCGTTCGGCAGCGTCCAGGTCCTCACGGCCACCGAGTACGCGCAGGACCAGGACCGCAAGAACCGCGACGACTAG
- a CDS encoding DNA-formamidopyrimidine glycosylase family protein, whose product MEGDAVHRAAARLSTLAGATVTRAEFRNHLAGADLRGATLDATRAHGKHLLTRFADGRTLHSHLRMDGSWTIVRKHRPDGRPALPRHLLPNLRVTITLDDGRSLVGLGVPITDLLATRDEHRVVGHLGPDVLAGQPTATQDHFDLDEALARLGKVPDRPVVETLLDQRTVAGFGNLWAVELCFLRGLHPWRPVGDVELEPLLALGRKMIRHSLEHNTGMTTTGVKRKGQNHWVTGRSNRPCYRCGTLVRFRPATGAPYAREVWWCPSCQPVQDVRRGERAGTADRGP is encoded by the coding sequence ATGGAGGGCGACGCCGTGCACCGGGCGGCCGCACGGCTGAGCACGCTCGCCGGCGCCACGGTGACCCGCGCCGAGTTCCGCAACCATCTCGCGGGCGCCGACCTCCGCGGCGCGACCCTCGACGCCACGAGGGCCCACGGCAAGCACCTGCTCACCCGCTTCGCCGACGGGCGGACGCTGCACTCGCACCTGCGCATGGACGGCTCGTGGACGATCGTCCGCAAGCACCGCCCCGACGGCCGCCCCGCCCTGCCCCGCCACCTCCTGCCGAACCTCCGGGTGACGATCACCCTCGACGACGGCCGCAGTCTCGTCGGGCTCGGCGTCCCGATCACCGATCTGCTCGCCACCCGCGACGAGCACCGCGTCGTCGGCCACCTCGGCCCCGACGTCCTCGCCGGGCAGCCGACCGCCACCCAGGACCACTTCGACCTCGACGAGGCCCTCGCGCGGCTCGGGAAGGTCCCGGACCGACCCGTCGTCGAGACCCTCCTCGACCAGCGCACCGTTGCGGGCTTCGGCAACCTCTGGGCCGTCGAACTCTGCTTCCTGCGCGGCCTGCACCCCTGGCGGCCCGTCGGCGACGTCGAGCTCGAACCGCTCCTCGCGCTCGGCCGGAAGATGATCCGGCACTCCCTCGAGCACAACACGGGCATGACGACCACCGGCGTGAAGCGCAAGGGGCAGAACCACTGGGTCACCGGGCGGTCAAACCGTCCCTGCTACCGCTGCGGCACCCTCGTCCGGTTCCGCCCGGCCACCGGCGCGCCCTACGCGCGTGAGGTGTGGTGGTGCCCGTCGTGCCAACCGGTCCAGGATGTGCGTCGTGGAGAACGCGCCGGAACCGCGGATCGGGGACCGTGA
- a CDS encoding cytochrome P450 yields MTDLATGPVFTDDYWADPYGTLSRLREIAPVREVDLPDGGSTWLVTRYADVRAAFVDPRLAKDFRSTMPPEQRPAEPLIPGPAGHMLLLNDPPVHTRLRKLVVSTFTVRRIAALRPAIEQIATTLLDRAEQAGEIDLVNDYAVPLPMQVICELLGVPLDDRDAFALWSRTMIDDTSSQEEKHQAQASLTGYLSELVAAKRDAPDEALISALIRASEDGDALSHDEIVAMGMILLIAGHETTSNLVTNSVHAILRDDALRARVVGAESLTPVVEEFLRWTSPVANAPLRFATEDIDMDGVTIPRGAVVTLSVAAANRDPERFDAPELHDADRDLTGHVAFGHGIHFCLGASLARLEGEVALTALFGRFPHLAPAVPLDEIVYRHSMLIHALAALPVRLSP; encoded by the coding sequence GTGACCGACCTCGCGACCGGCCCCGTGTTCACCGACGACTACTGGGCCGACCCGTACGGCACGCTCTCGCGCCTGCGCGAGATCGCGCCGGTGCGGGAGGTCGACCTTCCCGACGGCGGGTCCACGTGGCTCGTGACGCGCTACGCCGACGTCCGGGCGGCGTTCGTCGACCCCCGCCTGGCCAAGGACTTCCGCTCCACGATGCCGCCCGAGCAGCGGCCGGCGGAGCCGCTGATCCCGGGCCCGGCGGGGCACATGCTGCTGCTGAACGACCCGCCGGTGCACACCCGGCTGCGCAAGCTCGTCGTCTCGACCTTCACCGTGCGCCGGATCGCCGCGCTGCGGCCCGCCATCGAGCAGATCGCCACCACGCTGCTCGACCGCGCGGAGCAGGCCGGCGAGATCGACCTGGTGAACGACTACGCCGTGCCGCTGCCCATGCAGGTGATCTGCGAGCTCCTCGGGGTGCCGCTCGACGACCGCGACGCGTTCGCGCTGTGGTCGCGCACGATGATCGACGACACCTCGTCGCAGGAGGAGAAGCACCAGGCGCAGGCGAGCCTCACCGGCTACCTCTCCGAACTGGTCGCGGCGAAGCGGGACGCCCCCGACGAGGCGCTGATCTCGGCGCTGATCCGGGCCTCCGAGGACGGCGACGCGCTGTCCCACGACGAGATCGTCGCCATGGGCATGATCCTGCTGATCGCCGGCCACGAGACGACGTCGAACCTCGTCACCAACAGCGTCCACGCGATCCTGCGCGACGACGCCCTGCGCGCGCGGGTGGTCGGTGCGGAGTCGCTGACGCCGGTCGTCGAGGAGTTCCTGCGCTGGACCTCGCCGGTGGCGAACGCGCCGCTGCGGTTCGCCACCGAGGACATCGACATGGACGGCGTCACCATCCCGCGCGGCGCCGTCGTCACGCTGTCGGTGGCCGCCGCCAACCGGGACCCCGAGCGCTTCGACGCCCCCGAGCTGCACGACGCCGACCGGGACCTCACCGGCCACGTCGCCTTCGGCCACGGCATCCACTTCTGCCTGGGCGCCTCGCTCGCGCGCCTCGAGGGCGAGGTCGCGCTGACCGCGCTGTTCGGGCGGTTCCCGCACCTCGCGCCCGCCGTGCCGCTCGACGAGATCGTCTACCGGCACAGCATGCTGATCCACGCCCTGGCCGCGCTGCCGGTGCGGCTGTCGCCCTAG
- a CDS encoding short-chain dehydrogenase/reductase, whose amino-acid sequence MTYDITGRVLFITGAARGIGEAVARAAAAQGARVALVGLESDRLERIAGELGPQHTWAPCDVTDQASLDAAVKHTVAELGGIDVVIANAGIANHGTVAESPADVVARVMEVNLIGVSRTVSATIAEVEKRRGYYLLVSSLAAFTALPGMAAYCGSKAGVENYGNALRFELAHRGIGVGTAHMGWIDTDLVRDVKADSSTFEDTLRKLPPPLGSIASVDECVAGFLEGIAKRKRRVFVPKSVGLLAGLRPITFSWLGDLPIMAQAKKMVPQLEAQFRKTGRAFGRTSVGMGEPKG is encoded by the coding sequence GTGACCTACGACATCACCGGCCGAGTCCTCTTCATCACCGGTGCCGCGCGCGGCATCGGCGAGGCCGTGGCCCGGGCCGCCGCCGCGCAGGGGGCCCGCGTGGCCCTCGTCGGGCTGGAGTCCGACCGCCTCGAGCGCATCGCCGGCGAGCTCGGCCCGCAGCACACCTGGGCGCCCTGCGACGTCACCGACCAGGCCTCGCTCGACGCCGCGGTGAAGCACACCGTCGCCGAGCTCGGCGGGATCGACGTCGTCATCGCCAACGCGGGCATCGCCAACCACGGCACCGTCGCGGAGTCGCCCGCCGACGTGGTCGCCCGCGTCATGGAGGTCAACCTCATCGGCGTGTCGCGGACCGTGTCCGCGACGATCGCCGAGGTGGAGAAGCGTCGCGGCTACTACCTGCTCGTGTCCTCGCTGGCCGCCTTCACCGCCCTGCCCGGCATGGCCGCGTACTGCGGGTCGAAGGCCGGCGTGGAGAACTACGGCAACGCGCTGCGCTTCGAGCTCGCCCACCGCGGCATCGGCGTGGGCACCGCCCACATGGGGTGGATCGACACCGACCTGGTGCGCGACGTGAAGGCCGACTCCTCGACCTTCGAGGACACGCTGCGCAAGCTGCCGCCGCCCCTGGGCAGCATCGCCTCGGTCGACGAGTGCGTCGCGGGCTTCCTCGAGGGCATCGCGAAGCGCAAGCGGCGGGTGTTCGTCCCGAAGTCGGTCGGCCTGCTCGCCGGCCTGCGCCCGATCACCTTCTCCTGGCTGGGCGACCTGCCGATCATGGCGCAGGCGAAGAAGATGGTGCCGCAGCTCGAGGCGCAGTTCCGGAAGACCGGGCGCGCGTTCGGGCGTACGTCGGTCGGGATGGGTGAGCCGAAGGGCTGA
- a CDS encoding NAD(P)-binding domain-containing protein — translation MTTEAAAPVVGKTDVPHLSVAIVGNGFSGLGTAIRLRQAGVEDFLVFERHGDVGGTWRDNSYPGCACDVPSHLYSFSFAPNPEWSHAFSPQPEIHRYLQTIHREYGIDRFTRNHHEVTEARWDDGTQRWTVTTTGGTWTADALVLGSGALSDPSFPDVPGLDDFAGEVFHSATWRHDLDLRGRRVAVIGTGASAIQFVPEIAPVVGKMTVFQRTPPWIMPRRDRRITRLEKWAFRRFPALQKLNREAIYWARETFVLGFKDPQRMAKAAKLAERHMRTQVTDPALREKITPSYSMGCKRILLSNTYLPALDRPNVEVVTEKITRVTENAVVTADGVEHEVDTIIAGTGFAISDLPISHRVFGRDGRSLSEHWGDTMFAHNGTMINGFPNLFTLLGPNTGLGHNSVVFMIESQINLVMDVLRRLRTRSVGAVEPRQDVQDRFVAEMQRLTAGTVWTDGGCRSWYLDGHGNNSALWPTFTMPFHRRLKHMKTDEYVLHPRRILERS, via the coding sequence GTGACCACCGAAGCCGCAGCACCCGTCGTCGGGAAGACCGACGTCCCACACCTGTCCGTGGCGATCGTCGGCAACGGCTTCTCCGGGCTGGGCACCGCGATCCGACTGCGCCAGGCCGGCGTCGAGGACTTCCTCGTCTTCGAGCGCCACGGCGACGTCGGCGGGACCTGGCGGGACAACTCCTACCCGGGCTGCGCGTGCGACGTGCCGAGCCACCTGTACTCGTTCTCGTTCGCGCCGAACCCGGAATGGAGCCACGCGTTCTCCCCGCAGCCGGAGATCCACCGCTACCTCCAGACGATCCACCGCGAGTACGGGATCGACCGGTTCACCCGGAACCACCACGAGGTGACCGAGGCGCGCTGGGACGACGGGACGCAGCGCTGGACCGTCACGACGACCGGTGGCACCTGGACCGCCGACGCGCTCGTCCTGGGCAGCGGGGCGCTGTCCGACCCGTCGTTCCCCGACGTGCCCGGGCTGGACGACTTCGCGGGCGAGGTCTTCCACTCGGCCACCTGGCGCCACGACCTCGACCTGCGCGGCCGCCGCGTCGCGGTGATCGGCACCGGCGCGTCGGCCATCCAGTTCGTGCCGGAGATCGCGCCCGTCGTCGGGAAGATGACCGTCTTCCAGCGCACGCCCCCGTGGATCATGCCGCGGCGCGACCGCCGGATCACGCGGCTCGAGAAGTGGGCGTTCCGCCGCTTCCCCGCGCTGCAGAAGCTCAACCGCGAGGCCATCTACTGGGCGCGCGAGACGTTCGTGCTCGGGTTCAAGGACCCGCAGCGGATGGCGAAGGCCGCGAAACTCGCCGAGCGGCACATGCGGACCCAGGTGACCGACCCCGCGCTCCGCGAGAAGATCACGCCGAGCTACTCGATGGGCTGCAAGCGCATCCTGCTGTCGAACACCTACCTGCCGGCGCTGGACCGCCCGAACGTCGAGGTGGTCACCGAGAAGATCACCCGCGTCACGGAGAACGCCGTCGTCACGGCGGACGGCGTCGAGCACGAGGTCGACACGATCATCGCCGGCACCGGCTTCGCGATCAGCGACCTGCCGATCAGCCACCGGGTGTTCGGCCGCGACGGGCGCAGCCTCTCCGAGCACTGGGGCGACACGATGTTCGCCCACAACGGCACCATGATCAACGGGTTCCCGAACCTGTTCACGCTGCTCGGACCCAACACGGGCCTGGGCCACAACTCGGTCGTGTTCATGATCGAGTCGCAGATCAACCTCGTCATGGACGTGCTGCGGCGTCTGCGGACCCGGTCGGTCGGGGCCGTCGAGCCGCGGCAGGACGTCCAGGACCGCTTCGTCGCCGAGATGCAGCGGCTCACCGCGGGCACGGTGTGGACCGACGGCGGCTGCCGGTCGTGGTACCTGGACGGACACGGCAACAACTCGGCCCTGTGGCCGACGTTCACGATGCCCTTCCACCGGCGTCTGAAGCACATGAAGACCGACGAGTACGTCCTGCACCCCCGACGGATCCTGGAGCGTTCGTGA
- a CDS encoding TetR family transcriptional regulator, translating into MTVSAHTTESGEHPVVVAIRTGTAPGSDHRDRLIAAMGELLAEQGYASVTVTDVVARARVSKRTFYQHFADREECLLATYRVVAEAPLHRIAEAAASTVGTGRPVREEIAGVTGAYLAAMAEHPLLTRAMLTEVGSAGPAGLAVRREVMRRFADGLVALASAGGRELSGGVAQALVGGINELVLEAVESADVAAPQMAEAILALGDTVTELGVAVLDR; encoded by the coding sequence GTGACTGTGAGCGCGCACACGACGGAGTCCGGCGAACACCCGGTCGTGGTCGCGATCCGCACCGGCACCGCCCCGGGCTCGGACCACCGCGACCGGTTGATCGCCGCGATGGGGGAGCTCCTCGCCGAGCAGGGCTACGCGAGCGTGACGGTCACCGACGTCGTCGCCCGGGCCCGCGTGTCGAAGCGGACCTTCTACCAGCACTTCGCCGATCGCGAGGAGTGCCTGCTCGCCACGTACCGGGTGGTCGCCGAGGCCCCGTTGCACCGGATCGCCGAGGCGGCGGCGTCCACGGTCGGCACCGGGCGGCCGGTGCGCGAGGAGATCGCCGGCGTCACCGGTGCCTACCTCGCCGCGATGGCCGAGCACCCGCTGCTCACCCGCGCGATGCTCACCGAGGTCGGCTCGGCCGGCCCCGCAGGGCTCGCCGTGCGCCGCGAGGTGATGCGCCGCTTCGCCGACGGTCTCGTGGCGTTGGCTTCGGCGGGCGGGCGGGAGCTCTCCGGCGGGGTGGCGCAGGCCCTGGTCGGCGGGATCAACGAGCTCGTCCTGGAGGCCGTGGAGTCGGCCGACGTCGCGGCGCCGCAGATGGCCGAGGCGATCCTGGCGCTCGGGGACACCGTGACCGAGCTGGGCGTGGCGGTCCTCGACCGGTAG
- a CDS encoding VOC family protein, which translates to MPSVYLENVVQDARDPHTVGHFWAAALGARVLTDEPDAVEARLELGPAGYLDLCFPRVAEPSGSPARLHLDLLGGDRRQEITDRLLGLGARHVDIGQGEVPWTVLADPAGEPFCVMETREAYRDTGPIAALPLDSAAPERDAAFWSALTGWVPTTGTPGIVSLRHPSGVGPLLELCPEPAAKQGKNRLHLDVRAERSDGDPVPTVRALGARLLEDPALPWTVWADPSGNEFCVLDAS; encoded by the coding sequence ATGCCGAGCGTGTACCTCGAGAACGTCGTCCAGGACGCCCGGGACCCGCACACGGTCGGCCACTTCTGGGCCGCCGCGCTCGGGGCGAGGGTGCTCACCGACGAGCCGGACGCCGTCGAGGCGCGCCTGGAGCTCGGGCCGGCCGGCTACCTCGACCTGTGCTTCCCGCGGGTCGCCGAGCCCTCGGGGTCGCCCGCGCGGCTGCACCTGGACCTGCTCGGTGGCGACCGCCGCCAGGAGATCACCGATCGTCTGCTCGGCCTGGGCGCGCGGCACGTCGACATCGGGCAGGGCGAGGTGCCGTGGACGGTGCTCGCCGACCCGGCGGGCGAGCCGTTCTGCGTGATGGAGACCCGCGAGGCCTACCGGGACACCGGTCCGATCGCGGCCCTGCCGCTCGACAGTGCCGCCCCCGAGCGGGACGCCGCGTTCTGGTCGGCCCTCACGGGCTGGGTACCGACCACCGGCACGCCCGGCATCGTGAGCCTGCGACACCCCTCCGGTGTCGGACCGCTGCTCGAGCTCTGCCCGGAACCGGCGGCGAAGCAGGGGAAGAACCGGCTGCACCTCGACGTCCGAGCTGAGCGCTCCGACGGCGACCCCGTGCCGACGGTGCGCGCCCTCGGCGCCCGGCTCCTCGAGGACCCGGCGCTGCCCTGGACGGTGTGGGCCGACCCGTCGGGCAACGAGTTCTGCGTCCTCGACGCCTCCTGA
- a CDS encoding LCP family protein produces MAPAPGPPGPRPPRPGGFALPPQGPPPGPPLRGPQGPPPGARPPQGPPPRRLPPQPMPQPMPPQGRPQPQPTRVGPPPAVGTAQRPPRPPRHRAHWGRRIGALLGVLLLLVVGFGVYLDTQMTRTEALSSYAGRPSSGSGTNWLLVGSDSRAGLSSAQERQLSTGEADGNRTDTMMIVHVGSFGGQTSIVSLPRDSLVDVDGTTARLNSAYSSGGPQLLARTVEQSTGLRIDHYAEIGFEGFASMVDAVGGVEMCLDEAIDDPKAGIDLPSGCQELNGPNALGFVRTRAFPNADLQRVQNQRKFLSALMAKAASPLTLVNPFATVPFATSAVRTLTVDESTHVWHLASLGWGMHSVGSGGVTTTVPVRPSRSVSGAVEWRDDDAERLWTALRTGDDIPADLVTPGP; encoded by the coding sequence ATGGCTCCAGCCCCGGGTCCGCCCGGCCCCCGACCCCCACGGCCCGGCGGGTTCGCCCTGCCGCCGCAGGGCCCGCCGCCGGGACCCCCGCTGCGCGGTCCCCAGGGCCCGCCGCCGGGAGCCCGCCCGCCCCAGGGCCCGCCGCCGCGCCGGCTGCCGCCGCAGCCGATGCCGCAGCCGATGCCGCCGCAGGGCCGGCCCCAGCCGCAGCCGACCCGCGTCGGGCCCCCACCTGCCGTCGGGACGGCGCAGCGACCGCCGCGGCCCCCGCGACACCGGGCGCACTGGGGACGCCGGATCGGGGCGTTGCTCGGGGTGCTCCTGCTGCTCGTCGTCGGGTTCGGGGTCTACCTCGACACGCAGATGACGCGGACGGAGGCGCTGTCGTCGTATGCGGGTCGGCCGTCGTCGGGGTCGGGGACCAACTGGCTGCTCGTCGGCTCCGACAGTCGCGCCGGGCTCTCGTCCGCGCAGGAGCGGCAGCTCTCGACCGGCGAGGCGGACGGCAACCGGACCGACACGATGATGATCGTGCACGTCGGCTCGTTCGGCGGCCAGACCTCGATCGTCAGCCTGCCGCGTGACTCGCTGGTGGACGTCGACGGGACCACGGCACGGCTCAACTCGGCGTACTCCTCCGGCGGCCCGCAGCTGCTGGCGCGGACCGTCGAGCAGTCGACGGGCCTGCGCATCGACCACTACGCGGAGATCGGGTTCGAGGGGTTCGCGTCGATGGTGGACGCGGTCGGGGGCGTCGAGATGTGCCTCGACGAGGCGATCGACGACCCGAAGGCCGGCATCGACCTGCCGTCGGGATGCCAGGAGCTGAACGGCCCGAACGCGCTCGGCTTCGTGCGGACGCGCGCTTTCCCGAACGCCGACCTCCAGCGCGTGCAGAACCAGCGGAAGTTCCTGTCCGCCCTGATGGCGAAGGCCGCGAGCCCGCTGACGCTCGTCAACCCGTTCGCCACGGTCCCGTTCGCGACGTCGGCGGTGCGCACCCTCACCGTCGACGAGTCCACCCACGTCTGGCACCTCGCGAGCCTCGGCTGGGGGATGCACTCCGTCGGCTCGGGCGGGGTCACGACGACGGTGCCGGTGCGGCCCTCGAGGTCGGTCTCGGGGGCCGTGGAGTGGCGCGACGACGACGCGGAGCGGTTGTGGACCGCCCTGCGCACCGGCGACGACATCCCGGCGGATCTGGTCACCCCGGGGCCCTGA